A single genomic interval of Celeribacter indicus harbors:
- a CDS encoding acyl-CoA dehydrogenase, which yields MTYRAPVSEYQFIFDHVVDFSKLLKSPAFAELDAETVAAILEEAGKLASDVIAPLDRGGDLHPAVLEDGVVHTSPGFAEGIARIAEGGWIGMLAQEANGGLGLPLAVATAVNEMMAGACLSLSLQPLMTQGQIEALEHHASEELCALYIPKLISGDWCGTMNLTESGAGSDVGALTTRAERNGDGTYRITGQKIFITWGDNDFAENVCHLVLARLPDGGPGTKGISLFMVPKFLPDAEGKAGARNSLHVVSLEHKLGIHGSPTCVMQYDGATGWLVGEEHEGMRCMFTMMNNARLGVAVQGVGVAEAATQKALAYAVERVQGRSPLGREGAGIIDHADVRRMLATMRAETYVARAISLACGVALDLGRTEPEQQARGAFLIPVAKAFSTDIGHEVAQTGVQVHGGMGFVEEAGAAQYARDARITSIYEGTNGIQAMDFVGRKLADGGEAAFALLDEIESFAEAARATLPKRAKAVWDAAETLREATEEMVALPLNDRFAGAVPFLRAFARVLGGHFHLKAAIAEGGAGPRARLADFYIKRMLPEHVALLAQARLGAADIYALSAEDLAAP from the coding sequence ATGACCTATCGCGCCCCGGTTTCGGAGTATCAGTTCATTTTCGACCATGTGGTCGATTTCTCCAAACTGTTGAAAAGTCCGGCCTTCGCGGAACTCGACGCGGAGACCGTCGCAGCCATCCTCGAGGAGGCGGGAAAGCTCGCCAGCGACGTCATCGCGCCGCTCGACCGGGGCGGAGATCTCCATCCCGCGGTGCTCGAGGACGGGGTGGTGCATACCTCGCCGGGATTCGCGGAGGGCATCGCCAGGATCGCCGAAGGCGGTTGGATCGGCATGCTCGCGCAGGAGGCCAATGGCGGACTTGGCCTGCCGCTTGCGGTGGCGACGGCGGTCAACGAGATGATGGCGGGCGCCTGCCTGTCGCTCTCGCTCCAGCCGTTGATGACCCAGGGTCAGATCGAGGCGCTCGAACATCACGCCTCGGAGGAGCTCTGCGCGCTCTATATCCCGAAGCTGATTTCCGGCGACTGGTGCGGCACGATGAATCTCACGGAAAGCGGCGCGGGATCGGATGTGGGGGCGCTGACGACGCGGGCCGAGCGCAACGGCGACGGCACCTATCGCATCACCGGCCAGAAGATCTTCATCACCTGGGGCGATAACGATTTCGCCGAAAACGTCTGTCATCTCGTGCTCGCGCGGCTGCCGGATGGCGGGCCGGGAACCAAGGGCATTTCGCTCTTCATGGTGCCGAAATTCCTGCCCGATGCGGAGGGGAAGGCCGGGGCGCGCAACAGTCTTCATGTCGTGAGCCTCGAGCACAAGCTCGGAATTCACGGCTCTCCGACCTGCGTCATGCAATATGACGGGGCGACGGGCTGGCTCGTGGGCGAGGAGCACGAGGGCATGAGGTGCATGTTCACGATGATGAACAACGCCCGTCTCGGCGTGGCGGTGCAGGGCGTGGGCGTGGCCGAGGCCGCGACGCAGAAGGCGCTGGCCTATGCCGTGGAGCGGGTGCAGGGCAGATCACCGCTCGGGCGCGAGGGCGCGGGGATCATCGACCATGCCGACGTGCGCCGGATGCTCGCCACCATGCGCGCGGAGACCTATGTGGCGCGGGCGATTTCGCTGGCCTGCGGCGTGGCGCTCGATCTCGGACGCACGGAACCCGAGCAGCAGGCGCGGGGGGCGTTCCTCATTCCGGTGGCAAAGGCCTTCTCGACCGATATCGGCCACGAAGTCGCCCAGACCGGGGTGCAGGTCCATGGCGGCATGGGCTTTGTCGAGGAGGCCGGCGCGGCGCAATATGCGCGGGATGCGCGGATCACCTCGATCTACGAAGGCACCAACGGCATTCAGGCGATGGATTTCGTCGGGCGCAAGCTGGCGGACGGGGGCGAGGCCGCCTTTGCCTTGCTCGACGAGATCGAGAGCTTTGCAGAGGCGGCGCGCGCGACCCTGCCGAAACGGGCCAAGGCGGTCTGGGACGCGGCAGAGACGCTGCGCGAGGCGACCGAGGAGATGGTGGCCCTGCCGCTCAACGACCGGTTCGCAGGGGCCGTGCCCTTCCTGCGCGCCTTTGCGCGGGTGCTCGGTGGGCATTTCCACCTCAAGGCGGCGATCGCGGAGGGCGGCGCCGGTCCCCGCGCCCGGCTTGCGGATTTCTATATCAAGCGTATGTTGCCCGAACATGTCGCGCTTCTCGCGCAGGCCCGCCTTGGGGCCGCCGACATCTATGCCCTGAGTGCCGAGGACCTTGCAGCCCCATGA
- a CDS encoding YqgE/AlgH family protein, whose translation MDKEILQDLAGKLLIAMPGIGDARFETAVVFLCAHSEEGAMGLMINKISSEIAVGDVLEQLDIEPTPMMRPLPVHFGGPVEMGRGFVLHSADYNTDHASLDVGERFAMTASREILRDMAEGLGPAERLLCLGYAGWGPGQLEAEIAENGWLICEADPKIVFATPDLGKWEAALSSLGVSPALLSGNAGRA comes from the coding sequence ATGGACAAAGAGATTTTACAGGATCTGGCCGGCAAGCTCCTGATCGCGATGCCCGGCATCGGCGACGCCCGCTTCGAGACGGCGGTGGTCTTCCTCTGCGCACATTCGGAGGAAGGGGCCATGGGGCTCATGATCAACAAGATCTCCTCGGAGATTGCCGTGGGCGACGTGCTCGAGCAGCTCGATATCGAGCCGACGCCGATGATGCGTCCGCTGCCCGTGCATTTCGGCGGGCCGGTCGAGATGGGGCGCGGCTTCGTGCTGCACAGCGCCGATTACAACACCGACCATGCCTCGCTCGACGTGGGCGAGCGGTTCGCCATGACGGCCTCGCGGGAAATCCTGCGCGACATGGCGGAAGGCCTCGGGCCGGCGGAGCGTCTTCTCTGTCTCGGCTATGCCGGCTGGGGGCCCGGACAGCTCGAGGCGGAGATCGCGGAGAACGGCTGGCTCATTTGCGAGGCCGACCCGAAGATCGTGTTCGCGACGCCCGATCTCGGCAAGTGGGAGGCGGCGCTCTCCTCGCTGGGCGTGAGCCCGGCGCTTCTCTCCGGGAATGCAGGGCGGGCGTGA